In Longimicrobiales bacterium, the DNA window TGTCGTTGCGCTCCTCGAGCCGTTTATCGACACCATCGTAATCTGCTCGCTGACGGGATTGGTCATCATCATGATGGGAGCGCATGAGCAGCGCTTCCCGACCGAGATCACGCTGGGTGGAGGCGACATAGCCTATACGTCCCAGGTTGAAACGAACCGGTATGAGGGTGTTGATGCGCCCGCTGAGATCCAGATCGCCAACGGTTCGCACTCGGCCACTGGTGTCGGAGCGGTGTTGTTGTCGTGGCACGAGGCGTCGGTCGATCCCCTCTACACGGATGCGGCACAGACACAGCGCTTCTCGGGCACCGTCCATCCGGACCGTGGAGAGGCGGTAGGGTCGAATGGCACGACCTATACCTCTCTGTATGGAGATGCAGTCGAAAATGGCGCGCCGATCACGGCCGCCGCGTTCCGTCAGGGACTCGCCCCGCTCGGCGACTGGGGCCACATGATTGTAGTGCTCGGCGTGCTGCTGTTCGGTATCTCAACTGCGATATCGTGGAGCTATTACGGCGATCGTTGTGCGCACTACCTCTTTGGCCAGAAGGCGATCTTGCCCTACAAGGCGCTGTTCGTGGCGGCTCACTTTATGGGAGCCTCAGTGCCGCTGGCGGTCGTATGGGCCCTTGGCGACGTGGCGCTCGCGATTGTGATCTGGCCGAATCTGATCGCCCTGATTTTCCTGGCTCCCGTCGTGGTTGCCGAGACAAAGAGTTACTTCGAACGGAAGCCATACGAGGCGGTGGCGGCGAAGCGAGCCGGGATGACTGGCGACTGAGCACGGCCTGACATAACCGGAAATCAGGTGATCATCACCGGGGCTGCCTCATAGAGGTAGCCCCGGTTTTCTTTTCCCGGCGTCACGAGAACTGGGGTAGTCCGCAGCCTCTCACCGCGCGCATGAACGCCGAGGCACGCTCCGTGTCGACTCCGTGCCCAGCCATCCCGTCGCACATGATTGAACTTCCGACGATGACACCTGTGGCGACCTCGAGCGTGCGACCTACGTTGTCCGCGGTGACCCCAGAGCCCGCGAAGAGAGGGGCCGCGGGCACGGTCTGGTGGACCTCGTTGAGATGGGTGTGATCGGTTGTTTGGCCGGTGCCTCGACCCGATACGATCAGTCCGTCCGCCAGGCCCCGTTCCCAGGCATCCGACGACGCCTCCGCCAGGCTCGCACCCACCGGAGGTGTCGCGTGTTTCACCTGGACGTCGGCGAGGATCGCTACGTCTGCATCGAGCGCAGCCCGAATTCGAAGTGTTTCGCCCGCAGCCTCCTCGACTAGGCCCTGGTCGGTCCACATCGATCCGGTATGCACATTCACCCGGATGAAGGCTGCGCCGGTTGCGACTGCGATTCCGAGTGCCGCACGAGCGTCGTTCCGCAGAGCGTTCACACCTACCGGGATTTTGACTGCCGCTCCTAAGGCGGACACGGCTGCGCACAGGCTTGCGATCGTTTCGGCGGGCAGGGGCCCGCGCAGGAACGGGCTGTCGGAGTAGTTTTCCACGACCAGAGCATCAAAGCCTGCTAAGCTCAGTTTCTGCGCATCGTTGCACGCTCGATCCAGAACGGAAGCCATCGATCCACCCCATCCGGGCGCACCGAGGAGAGGACCGAGGTGGACCATCCCAATGACCACTCTAGCGTCCGACCAAAGGTCGCTCACGCCTTGCAATCTCATCATCCTCCATCCTTGTCGTTGTCGTCCTGTCCGTCGACACGGTTCTTTCGGCACGGAGCCGCGTCCACCATCCGACCCGGGATGACCGCCCCGTAGCCGAATCGATCCGCAAGCTGGTCCACAGCTAGTGATACACTGCGGTCACGATCGGATTCCCCAGTGACGACTTTGTCGAAGAGCGCGAGTTGGTGACTCTCTGCGGCAGCGACGAGCCCGCTCAGGCCGACGCCCAGCAACCGTGCAGCGGCCCGCCGTTGGGCACGGAGTTCGCGCAGGAGACCCCGCGAGACGTCATGGATCGCGGCGTTCGATTCAATAGGCTCACTCACCGTGAGACTGTGTTGTCGTGTCTTGAAGTCGTGGTCACGCAATTTGACCGTGATCGTTCGAGTCCGGAGTCCCTTCTGGCGAAGAGTCGCGCCGACCGAAGTGGTAAGCTCGATGAGCCGCCGCTCGAGGTCGTCGTCTTTGACCAGATCTTCGAAGAATGTGCGTTCTGACGAAATCGACTTTCGCCGCTCCGCCGGGTCGACGGCACTGTTGTCGACGCCCCGCACTCGATGGTATAACCAGTTGCCTCGTCGCTCGCCAAACATCCGCTGGAGCCAGTCGAGCTGGACCTCCACGGCGTCCACCACCCGGATGAGTCCTTTCTCTTGCAGAGTCTTCACGAACGTGGGGCCAATGCCCGGAAGGTCTGCGAGATTGAGCGTGTTGAGGAAGGCCTGCTCCCAGCCTGGGGCGACGATATGCACGCCGGCTGGTTTCGCCGGCGTCGCGGCAAGCTTTGCTATGATCCGCCGTGTCCCGCCGCCGACGGATACCGAGATCCCAGTTCGTTCGAGAACCGAGTCGCGGATCCTCCATGCCGTGTCTTCTAGCGTCTCGGCACCAAAGAGTCGTTCCGTGCCGGTCAGGTCCAGATAGAACTCATCGACAGATGCCGCCTGAACAACTGGTGCCACCTTATGGAGCGCATCGCGTACCTCACGACTACGGCGGGTTATGGAACCTCGGGGCACACCCACGACGGTAGCATTCGGACAGAGCCGCAACGCGTGCGAGGTAGGCATCGCGGACCGGACTCCGAACGCGCGTGCCTCATAGGAAGCCGACGTGACGACTCCTCGTCCCGTGGCAGATCCACCGACGATGAGCAGGGACGCCTTTCCGGCCCCATCGGGGTCCTCGAGGCGTGCGACCTGCACGAAGAACGCGTCACAATCGACGAGCAGAATTCTTCGTTCTCGGGGTTGATCGACCACCGGTGAGCCGGTCCGTTCGAGGTTTGCTGACCGGAACCGAGTCGGGTATTATCCCTCCACACGGCCCTGCCGTCTCCAAGCTAGCGAAGAAGAAGTCGCCTTGGGACGGCTTCTATGGCCACCCCACCCAAGCAAGCTAGTCAGCCTAGGAGTCCGGCAACGATGGCCTATCCCTTTGATCTTCCTGATCTCGGCTACGCGCACGATGCGCTCGAGCCCCACATCGATGCGCGCACGATGGAGATCCACCACGGCAAGCACCACGCCGGATACACCAGCAAACTGAACGGAGCACTCGAGGGGCACGTCGATTTTCACGGCAAATCTGCCATCGAACTTGTCTCTGACCTTGCTTCGCTTCCTGACTCGATCCGCGGTGGTGTTCGCAACAATGGCGGCGGCTACATCAATCACGCACTCTTTTGGGATGTCATGACGCCCGGTGGCGCTAGTGCGCCGAGTGGTTCCCTGGGTGCCGCCATCGATGCAACGTTCGAGTCGCTCGATGCCTTCAAGGCGCAGTTTCAGGCGGCTGCCGGGGGGCAGTTTGGCTCGGGCTGGGGATGGCTGGTGGTTGATGGTTCCGGAGACCTCGCCGTGACCGCGACGGCCAACCAGGACAATCCTTACATGACTCGGATGACTCCAATTTTGGGAGTCGATGTCTGGGAACATGCGTACTATCTGAGCTACCAGAACCGCCGCCCCGACTATCTCGCGGCCTTCTGGAACGTCGTGAACTGGGACAAAGTCGCCGAGCGCTATGCGGCTGCGACCGCGGAGTGATCTGACAAAGGAAAGGTCCCATCGAATCCGTCGTTCGTGACGGCTCGACGACAAAAGGGTCGGGGTCCCTTAGGTGGCCTCGGCCCTTTCTCGTAGTGGGGACGGGATTCTGGCTTATCAATACGGGCTAGGAAAGCCAGGTACTTTGCGCAGGAAGAGACACAATTCTTGCGCGACAAAAAACATATGTTTACCTATCTATATCCCTCGTTGGAGGGGTGCCACGCCTCAGCCCTACGCATTCGATGTTCCTCCCAAATTCCTCCCGTGCTCGCTTTCTGTTCGCGTTTTTCGCGTGTGGCCTCGTTGCGTCGGCAGAGGGAGCGGACGCTCAGAGTCTGAGGGGTTCCACGTCGTCCATGGACCGGCAGGTTCAGATGGCGAGCGTGCACGACTACACCTATATCGAAACGCCCGACCGCGTCCGTTTCTTTGCCGACCGGGGCTGGATCGTTCCGATCAAGGCTGGTCGAAATCATTCGCTCCACGCCGTCTCGTTCCCGTATGCCCGACCTGAGGTTCAGGTCTTCATCGAGCGATTGAGTCGCCAGTATCGCAATGCATGTGATGAGCAACTGGTCGTCACGAGTCTGACGCGTCCGCAAAATCGGCAGCCGCGAAACGCGTCTGATCGGACCGTTCACCCAACTGGTATGGCTCTCGATCTTCGCTCTAGCTGGGATCGTAATTGTCGGGACTGGCTGGAGGGTGTTTTGCTCAGCCTTGAGCGCGGTGGCATTCTCGAGGCCACCCTTGAGCGGAACCCGCGCCATTACCACGTGGCCCTGTTTCCGCAACCGTATGCCTCCTACGTGGCGAGCTTGGAAGCTCGAGGGCTCAGCGCGCCAGAGAATACCGAGTATCTAGTCCGCAGTGGCGATTCTTTGTGGAAGATTGCGCGCCAGCACGGGGTGTCCGTGGACGAAATCCGTGACGTAAATGGATTTCGAAATGATCGGATTTTCCCTGGCCAGCTGATTGAAGTCCCACCCGAGAACTGATGCCCACTCGGGGAGTTACTGCCAGGTTGGAAGAGGTGGCCGCTTCGGATTTCCTCGATCCGAGCCAGATTACCGCGAAAGAGCGCTATGAACTCATGACCTCGATCGTCGCTCCCCGGCCGATCGGCTGGCTCTCGACTTGGGGTGAGTCCGGGATCCCGAACCTCGCGCCCTTCAGCTATTTCGGGGCGCTGTCCGTGTCACCCATGCTGGTCGGGGTGTCGATCGGGGAACGGCGGGATGGCCTGAAGGACACACTGTTGAACATTCGCCATCGGGGCGCCTTTTGCGCCAACTTGGTCTCTGCGTCGCTCCTCGTGCCCATGAATGAGTCGTCCCTGACGGCCGAGCCGGACGTGGACGAATTTGTTGTGTCTGGACTTCACTCCGCGTCGTCGAACCTCGTGGACGCCCCCTTCGTCTCGGAATGTCCCGCTGTCTTCGAGTGCGTCGTTCAGCAGGAAGTGGACCTCCAGGGTGCGCCGAATGCATTGATCATCGGCGAGGTGGTGGGCGTTCGACTTTCCCCAGACCTCGATTTCGAAGATGGGAGCCGGCGAGTTCGCCCCGAAACGCTGCGCCCCGTCGGCCGACTCGGTGGGTCCGCCTATAGTGTGGTTGATGTTGTGCAGCGCCTGAAGAGGCCCGATCACCGCTGAGACTTCTCGGGCGGTTCCTTGGGTGGCGAAAATATCAGCGTGGAAGCTCCCCCCCCGCCCTGTGCCAGAGCAACTCAATGCCGTCGTCATAGGGAAGAAGCATCATGCCTCGGTCCGGACCTGCGTCCAGATAGATCCACGGTGTGCGGGTCGTCGACATCAGGAGTGATAGGTTCTCAGTTGGCCCGAGATCGCGAGCGAACACGATGTCACGCTCGGGTAGAGGAGGTGCCTGCCAGGAGAGCAACTCCAACTCGAACACGCCGAACCGGTCTGAGGCCGCTTCTCGCGTACAAGAAGGATTCGGTATCCGACTCGGGTCAATGCGCACCACATTCCGCGGTGACAGCGCGCGGGGCTCCAGCTCAGAAGCGAATCCCGGGAGGGGGTCCAAGCTGAGTGCAGGGGCTGGTGTGTCCATCGGACCGGACCGCCATTGAGCGTACTGATGCACTGTGCAGGCATCGTTGCGACGTAGCGCAGTCTCGATTGAGTCGCGTCGCATTCCGGTGGCGACCAGCCGATTCACCGTCCTCGACGACCAGCTGCCGTGAACCAAAACGAGAGCCCGACCGCCGTCTACCTCCGGAGGCGGTTCGGTGCCATGCGCTCGCGCTCTGGCGAGGACAAAGGGAGCGAATGAGAGGCCGCCGATCAGTGTCATGACGATTGTCCATCGGATCAGGCGGGTGAAGGTCCTCGGGTCCGTGCGATTGAATGCAGTGACACAGGCCAAGGCCAGCAACGCCATCCATGCGGGCACGCTCTCGAAGAGCATTCGGGGGCCGAATTTTGATCCGTGATGCCAGTACAGCGAATTCGCTATCACGGCTGTCGCCGCCCACCCGATGACCGCAGGAACTCCCTTGGGCGCGACCTTCGTCCAGAGGAGAACCGCGACGAGGACCGTGAGTGGGAGCGGCGACCCGAGCAGGCGTACACCGAGTTGACTCAGATCGGCTCCGGTATAGCCGACTGCTTCTAGCAGGCCGTAGGCGTTACCCCAGGGGTCCCGGTGTAGCCCGAGCCCATGGGATGGACCGAAGGCCACTGTGTATCCAAGGCGAAGTGGGTGCCCAAACAGCCCCAGGTTCCACCAGAAGAACAGAGCTGCGAACGGAGCACCGCCGGAAACCAGTGCGGCGAACCGGCGAAAACTCTCACCGGTCGTCCAGGCTCTCGCCCGCGGCCACCACACGATGCTGACGATGGTCGCCGAGCAGGCGAGTCCGATCCAGGGACGGGCGCACACAGCGACTCCGACGGAGGCGCCCGTGAGCACGGTCCACCGGAGCGCTCCGTTCTGTGCCGCTATCGCGCTGAACAGTACCAGAGCTAGGCCTGCCGCTGCTGTGGTGTGACTTAGGTGCGTTGAGCCGAGGAGGAGCCAGAATGGTGACAGGAGGAGCAGGATTCCCGTGAGACGACCGGTAGCCGCTCCGCAGAGACGCTCAACACCTGCGGCACCGGCGACGGTGGCAACCGTGGTTGCGACAGGGCCGACAAGCCAGGGCACGCCCAGCAGAACACCGAGGGCGAGCAGGAGCGTATGAAGCGGTGGATAGATTGAGGCCCATCCCTCTGTTGTCACGACTCCGTTTTGGACCGTCCAGAAGGCCGGATTTCCTGCCAGCGGGATCGTCGCATGGCCCGCGGCCACGCCCTGGGCGTGAAGCATTTGAGCCATCCCGTCCACCGACGTAGGGGTCGCACTGTGCAAAAAGACGGCAGATGCTGAAGTGGCGGCGAGGGTCGCCAAGCCCAGCAGCAGCGCGAAGCGTCCCGCGGAGGGGGTGAGCAGTGCTGCGGCTGCCGTTTTGAGCACTGCTGCGGCCAGCGTTTGAAGCCAGTTCGGGATTCCGCCGGGCCACATCCTGACGATCAGCCATGACAGCGCGCCGACGATGATCGACCCTGCCAGTCCTAAGGTCCAACTCGCCTCCGCCGCACCTCGAGTCGCAGCCCCCGCCGGGCCGGTGGTTCGCGGGTCCAGTAGGCGATGGAGGGGGACGAAGGCTGTCGCGAGGAGCGCGAGGCTAAGAAGGCGGCGGAGAACGAGCATTCCTTAATCTGAATCCATATGCCGGTCCGAGCCAGCGACAACGCCGACACTCCTGGTCAGCCTTCAGAATCGCAATTTGCTGCTGCGATCCCCTGCAGTTTGCGAGCGGGTGTGGCTATTGTTGAGGAGATTGAGGCTTGCCCTGTCGGGGCCCTCGGACGGTCCCTTCCTATCGATCAACTGTGGTGCACTTCCAGAGAGTCTTCGGGAGAGAGAACTCTTCGGTCATGTGAAGGGGTCACTTGCTGGCGCGGTAAAAGACAAGGACGGGTTGCTTGTAGGGGCTGTGTCGGGACGTTCTTTCTCGATGAGATCGGAGGGATGAGTCCGACAACACAGGTCAACTGCTTCGCGCGATCCAGGAGCGGGAGGTTCTTCCCGTCGGTTCGACCAAAGTGGTAGCGTTCGACACACGGATCGCCGCGGCGACCAATAAAAATCTGGAAGAAGAGGTCACCCGAGGTGACTTCAGGAGCGACCGGTAATACCGAATGAATGCCATTCAGCTGCACCTGCCGCCGCTCCGCGATCGTCGAGAAGACACCCTTGTGCTCACGAGCTATTTCCTGGACCGCGCCCGCGACAGATCCGGCAACGAATACTCACTCGCAGAAGAGGCCACGGGTGTACTTTCCAAATACGACTGGCCCGGCAACGTTCGGGAGCTTGAAAGCGCGCTTGAGCGGGCGGTCGTTGTGCCCAGAAGCTCCGTAATCGCTCCTCACGCAATGCCTGAGCGCGTCCATGAAGTGCCTCGCTCTCGACTGGTTTCAGTCACGATGCCGCCAAATTCGACCATGGGCGTCGTGGAAAGGGCATACATTCTTTGGATTCTGGAGTCCGAGGGTGGGAACAAGACTCGTGTGGCAAAAGCGCTTGGAATCGATCCTTCTACGCTCTATCGAAAGCTCAACTGCTATGGAATCGACGCATGATCATGTCAGGTTTCCCTCGGTCTGATTCGTCTGCGCAGGACGATCTCGCGTGGGATCGCGTCCGCCTGTCCATCGTGATTCCCGTGTACAACGAAGTGAGCACTGTGGAGCGCTTGCTGCGCCGTGTACGTGAGGTGCCACTATGGCTTGAGGTGATCGTGGTCGACGACGGGTCTGGCGATGGCACGAAGGACATCCTTCTACAATTCGAAGGCACCCTCATCGATACGCTGGTCATGCACGAGAAGAACGAGGGAAAGGGGGCTGCGCTCCGCACGGGCTTTGCGCACGCCACAGGGGACGTAGTCGTGGTACAGGATGCAGACATGGAGTACGACCCACGGGAGCTCCCGATGCTGCTTCAGCCTATTCTGGAGGGGAAAGCGGACGCTGTGTACGGGTCGAGATTCCTCGGAGGACCACATCGTGTGCTGCTCTTCTGGCATTCGATCGGGAATCGCGTTCTCACGATCCTCTCCAACATGGCGACTGATCTGAATCTGACGGACATGGAGACATGCTACAAAATGATTCGTCGAGAGCTGCTCCATACGCTTCCGCTCAGCGCGAACCGCTTCGGCATCGAACCAGAGCTTACGGCTCGGCTCGCTCAGGCCGGCGCCCGGATCTATGAGCTCCCGATCAGTTACGACGGTCGCTCTTATGACGAAGGGAAGAAGGTTGGCTGGCAGGATGGTGTTTCCGCTCTCTGGTGCATTTTCAAATACAACGTGATTGGCCCACGGGCTAAGCGCTGGGCTGCACCTGAGGTACCGCTCTGGAATACCCCCGAGCGCCTATCATCGGTAAGCGACGGAGGCTGAAGTGTGGATCGCGCTGATCTTGCCTTCTTAGTGTCTCCATCCAGTCTCTGACTTGTTATAGTGAAACAGAGCGTCACTGTTTTTCATTCTTATCTGGAGTTACTCCGATGCAGAGAAAAGGGGGGTTTACCCTCATTGAGCTGCTCATTGTGGTCGTGATCATTCTGATTGTGGCGGCTATCACCATTCCGAAGCTCAGCGCGATCCGGGAGAAGGCTTACTTCGCGGCCATGAAGTCCGATCTCAAGAACCTGGCCAGCCAGCAGGAGATCTACTATTCGGACTCATACTCGTACACGACTAGCACAGCTAGCCTCGCCTTCACGAACTCTGATGGCGTTACCGTGACGATTGCCGCTACCTCGTCAGGTTGGGCCGCTACGGCGCGGCATGCTAAGCTTCTTCCCACCGAGGGTTGCTCCATCTACTACGGTTCGGCCGCAGCGTTTACGACTCCCGCCACTCCCATCGCACCCGGTGAAATAGCGTGCACCTTGCCTCCGGGTTAATGGGCCTCTTCGGACGAAAGCGGAACGTGATCGGGCTGGACGTCGGCTCAGGTTTCGTGAAAATCGTAGTGGTCGACCATTCGGGCGATCAGCCTGAAGTGGTCCGGGTCGCTGTGCGCCCTCTGCCTCTGGACGCCATCGTTGAAGGCGAGATCATGGATTATGGTCTCGTCTCTGATGCCGTCATGGGGCTCTTCCAGAGCCTCGGCATGAGGGGCGCTGAGGTCGTCACAGCGGTGGGCGGTCCCGGCGTGATTATCAAGAAGATCGAAATGGATCGGACGAAGGACTCCGATGCTCGCGAGGCG includes these proteins:
- a CDS encoding flavin reductase family protein, with the protein product MPTRGVTARLEEVAASDFLDPSQITAKERYELMTSIVAPRPIGWLSTWGESGIPNLAPFSYFGALSVSPMLVGVSIGERRDGLKDTLLNIRHRGAFCANLVSASLLVPMNESSLTAEPDVDEFVVSGLHSASSNLVDAPFVSECPAVFECVVQQEVDLQGAPNALIIGEVVGVRLSPDLDFEDGSRRVRPETLRPVGRLGGSAYSVVDVVQRLKRPDHR
- a CDS encoding glycosyltransferase family 2 protein → MIMSGFPRSDSSAQDDLAWDRVRLSIVIPVYNEVSTVERLLRRVREVPLWLEVIVVDDGSGDGTKDILLQFEGTLIDTLVMHEKNEGKGAALRTGFAHATGDVVVVQDADMEYDPRELPMLLQPILEGKADAVYGSRFLGGPHRVLLFWHSIGNRVLTILSNMATDLNLTDMETCYKMIRRELLHTLPLSANRFGIEPELTARLAQAGARIYELPISYDGRSYDEGKKVGWQDGVSALWCIFKYNVIGPRAKRWAAPEVPLWNTPERLSSVSDGG
- a CDS encoding superoxide dismutase yields the protein MAYPFDLPDLGYAHDALEPHIDARTMEIHHGKHHAGYTSKLNGALEGHVDFHGKSAIELVSDLASLPDSIRGGVRNNGGGYINHALFWDVMTPGGASAPSGSLGAAIDATFESLDAFKAQFQAAAGGQFGSGWGWLVVDGSGDLAVTATANQDNPYMTRMTPILGVDVWEHAYYLSYQNRRPDYLAAFWNVVNWDKVAERYAAATAE
- a CDS encoding prepilin-type N-terminal cleavage/methylation domain-containing protein translates to MQRKGGFTLIELLIVVVIILIVAAITIPKLSAIREKAYFAAMKSDLKNLASQQEIYYSDSYSYTTSTASLAFTNSDGVTVTIAATSSGWAATARHAKLLPTEGCSIYYGSAAAFTTPATPIAPGEIACTLPPG
- the dinB gene encoding DNA polymerase IV; its protein translation is MVDQPRERRILLVDCDAFFVQVARLEDPDGAGKASLLIVGGSATGRGVVTSASYEARAFGVRSAMPTSHALRLCPNATVVGVPRGSITRRSREVRDALHKVAPVVQAASVDEFYLDLTGTERLFGAETLEDTAWRIRDSVLERTGISVSVGGGTRRIIAKLAATPAKPAGVHIVAPGWEQAFLNTLNLADLPGIGPTFVKTLQEKGLIRVVDAVEVQLDWLQRMFGERRGNWLYHRVRGVDNSAVDPAERRKSISSERTFFEDLVKDDDLERRLIELTTSVGATLRQKGLRTRTITVKLRDHDFKTRQHSLTVSEPIESNAAIHDVSRGLLRELRAQRRAAARLLGVGLSGLVAAAESHQLALFDKVVTGESDRDRSVSLAVDQLADRFGYGAVIPGRMVDAAPCRKNRVDGQDDNDKDGG
- a CDS encoding DUF5715 family protein yields the protein MFLPNSSRARFLFAFFACGLVASAEGADAQSLRGSTSSMDRQVQMASVHDYTYIETPDRVRFFADRGWIVPIKAGRNHSLHAVSFPYARPEVQVFIERLSRQYRNACDEQLVVTSLTRPQNRQPRNASDRTVHPTGMALDLRSSWDRNCRDWLEGVLLSLERGGILEATLERNPRHYHVALFPQPYASYVASLEARGLSAPENTEYLVRSGDSLWKIARQHGVSVDEIRDVNGFRNDRIFPGQLIEVPPEN
- a CDS encoding BtpA/SgcQ family protein, with the translated sequence MSDLWSDARVVIGMVHLGPLLGAPGWGGSMASVLDRACNDAQKLSLAGFDALVVENYSDSPFLRGPLPAETIASLCAAVSALGAAVKIPVGVNALRNDARAALGIAVATGAAFIRVNVHTGSMWTDQGLVEEAAGETLRIRAALDADVAILADVQVKHATPPVGASLAEASSDAWERGLADGLIVSGRGTGQTTDHTHLNEVHQTVPAAPLFAGSGVTADNVGRTLEVATGVIVGSSIMCDGMAGHGVDTERASAFMRAVRGCGLPQFS